From Camelina sativa cultivar DH55 chromosome 5, Cs, whole genome shotgun sequence:
CTAGTGGTGGTTTAACAGGAGGGCTATAAGTTGGTGTTAGAGGTTTTTGTATCGGCGGTGGCTTGATTGGTGGACTGTATGTAGGTGTCGGAGGCTTCTGCACTGGTGGTGGTTTAACTGGTGGGCTATAAGTTGGTGTTGGAGGTTTTTGTATTGGCGGTGGCTTGACTGGTGGACTGTATGTTGGTGTCGGAGGCTTCTGTATAGGTGGTGGTTTAATAGGTGGACTATAAGTTGGTGTTGGAGGTTTTTGTATTGGCGGTGGCTTGACTGGTGGACTGTATGTTGGTGTCGGAGGCTTCTGTATAGGTGGTGGTTTAATAGGTGGACTATAAGTTGGTGTTGGAGGTTTTTGTATTGGCGGTGGCTTAACTGGTGGACTGTATGTTGGTGTCGGAGGCTTCTGTACAGGTGGTGGTTTAATAGGTGGACTATAAGTTGGAGGTTTTTGTACTGGCGGTGGCATGACTGGTGGACTGTATGTTGGTGTCGGGGGCTTCTGCACTGGTGGTGGCTTGACTGGTGGGCTGTATGTTGGTGTAGGAGGCTTTTGCACTGGTGGTGGCTTGACTGGTGGACTGTATGTTGGGGTCGGAGGCTTTTGTACTGGCGGTGGCATGACTGGTGGACTGTATGTTGGTGGCGGGGGCTTCTGCACTGGTGGTGGCTTGACCGGTGGGCTGTATGTTGGTGTAGGAGGCTTTTGCACTGGTGGTGGCTTGACTGGTGGACTGTATGTTGGGGTCGGAGGCTTTTGTACTGGCGGTGGCATGACTGGTGGACTGTATGTTGGTGTCGGGGGCTTCTGCACTGGTGGTGGCTTGACAGGTGGGCTATATGTTGGTGTGGGAGGCTTTTGCACTGGTGGTGGCTTGACTGGTGGGCTGTAAGTTGGTGTCGGAGGCTTATGTACTGGAGGTGGCTTTACAGGGGGACTATACGTTGGCGTGGGAGGCTTTTGAACCGGTGGCGACTTGATTGGGGGGCTGTATATTGGCGTCGGTGGCTTTTGTATTGGCGGTGGCTTTATAGGGGGACTATAGATAGGAGTGGGAGGCTTTTGAATTGGTGGTGGCTTGATAGGAGGACTATAAATTGGTGTTGGAGGCTTATGCACCGGTGGTGGCTTTATCGGGGGACTGTAGGTTGGTGTTGGAGGCTTTTGTACTGGTGGTGGTTTGATAGGTGGACTGTAAGTTGGTGTTGGTGGCTTTTGCACAGGTGGTGGTTGAACAGGGGGACTATAAGTTGGTGTTGGAGGCTTGTGCATCGGTGGTGGTTTGACCGGAGGACTGTAAGATGGTGTCGGTGGTTTGTGTACCGGTGGCGGCTTGATCGGAGGGCTGTAAGTTGGTGTCGGAGGCATTTGCACCGGTGGGGGTTTAACAGGTGGACTGTAAGTTGGTGTTGGAGGTTTCTGTATCGGTGGTGGTTTAATAGGAGGACTATAAGTTGGTGTCGGAGGTTGTTGTAATGGTGGTGGATATATCGGAGGACTGTAAGTTGGTGTTGGTGGTGTTGGGTAGCTGGGTGGGGCACCATAAATTGGTGAAGGAGGTGTGTAACCGTAGTTATCAGTTTCATACCTATTAAAGTGTTGCCTCGCCGTTGCATCTGCAGAAACTAAAGGGCCACTAAGAGAAAGAATGAGTACTAAGAATCTCAAGAAATCTATTAGTGGGACTCTCATCTTGTAAATGACTTACTTGGGAACAAAAGATACACACCCGTTTTAGAGCTTATATAGTTGAAGTTGTGAGAATAGCTTGCTGAAACGACGGGCCTTGCTTGGTATGAATGTTTTATTTCTACAGAATTTGCGGTAGGTTCAAAAGACTCTTTACCCTCATATTTTGGCATGGGCGGTTATGGTTCGTGTCAAGAGACCCTTGAATTACTATGTCCATCTTCTGCTCATCTTCTAAACCCGTGTAGGATCTTTTTTCTAATACCGGACATTTGTCATGTGATTTGCCTTAAAAACGTTtctgattatgtatttatttgtCTTGTTATATTGATTAGATCCCTTAATGGCagcttttagtttttgttttgtagtatgGATGAGACTGGAACGAGCTGGATCCTTTGGTTGCTTGTACTTCACTCTTAGGTATATAAGCCGTGTATGATAACGCCTACTTTTTCAAtatgatgattttattttcacttttaagttttttatttaaagtttattcgtaattttttttttgttcacagtTTAGAATaagaataaacataaatatttagcagaaataaaacaagacaaatGTAATATTGGATTCACTGGTTGTATCGTTATGTTATCTTTATCTTATAGCAATTTATTGAGTGGAATAATATTTCCTACTGTCAAGAAAGTAATGACAAAGCTCAATATCATTGAATAATgaagacaaaaatattatagCATTTGTTAGATTATTCTCATTTGTTCTATCATTCATcatttctaagtttttttttcctgccgACTGAGGGAATCAaggaaccaaaaacaaaacttaaatacCAGATTTTTTGCAGGGAACCTGTAACAGTTCAAAtaatttcttctatatatgtaCAATGAAGCTGTTTTACACCTTTAACGTGTCTTTTAAGTTTCGTCGATCATTTTCACTCATAAGCTCGCTTTTTCTGCCACACCTATCGACTGTCGTCATCTGCAATCTGCATGTTTCATAGTCATTCCAAGTGTACTTCCATATTCGTATAGAGATTATCAAACTTTTTTGGAAGTGAGCGTTACGTTTCCATCACAAAAAAGGTTATAGatttaatttgaagtttttgtatttattacCACATATACTGTATCTTTGTTTTGATTGAAAGGCTTTCTTACGATTTAATCTTACAACAAGGTTTAGAGCACTTTTTTGTTGTCGAGCACTTTTAATTGTCACGTTAAGTTTGCCTTGGTCCTTCACACTTTTGATGACAATCAATATATTCTTGTACTTCCTATACAATACTAACAGTGAGACAGAAACAataacatacatacatatatgttttattgattttctggaagagaaattatatatatcatatcttaatttatatatttttcataataaaaCAACACattgagattttaaaaaaggaaaataagtcTAGTAGCcaaaaaaatttaccaaaattcAAGGAAGTAACTATACAATAGGCCAAAACTACTAAACTAGGTTAATGACAAATTAGACGAGTTGGTAGAGATTTTTTCTATGTTATGGCATTTTGCTTCTATGCCATGGTTGTAGGTGACACAAAAATTGACCTAAAGCGTATTTCACAATTGACATGGTCATTTCTCTGAAGTTCTACGATATACTAGCATATAAAATTCCATGTTATCTTTATTGAATGAAATtctatatttaaaactaattgaaaaaaataaatcttattcaACTTCGTTCATAAAAAAGTTCATATGCATATTATAACCATATTGTGAAATCAATATAGTATAGTTGcatttttatattaagaaaataaactttattttagTATAATCAGAAAGCTTAAAACTCATTATGGAATTTAACGACAAAAATGGATTCTACTTTCTACACTATACAGTTCGGGATCGACTACACTATCTACAAAGACCAGGTTACAAGATCATGAAGGATGGGCTAGCTAGCTCATCGTTCTCTGGTTTGGATCACGTACCTGATTCAAGCATTCTCTGTTTCATTATAAATGTTTGGGGTGATTCCAATGCTAATGAGCCAGCAAGCTTCCTTGATGATGGGTGGAATTAAACTTTTTGAGTCTTGTACCGCTAGATTTTATTTGGGTCAATTAAGTGTCCAACACCAACAAATGGTTCcaaaaaaagcagagaagatGTTCACAACTAATCTCACTGTTATAGCACACCACCATCATTGCATGGATTAATTCATGTCTCGGAAGTCCTTAAGTCAGAAGAAACCTATGGATTTACATCACAATTTTACCATTACGGTGCCGTAATGGACACACATATGCAAGGATGCAAACCCCATTCCACATGCAGAAGGATCTACACATTTTATTATTAGGGATATGCTCATCATTGGCCATTCAACGCAATACTTAAGAAACGAACACCAGTTAGAAACTAGATTgacaaaatatattgaaaacttAACAGAATTAAATTACAGGgataaaattaacattaaactcaatctaaataaattatagggatattttgtttaaaaaaaaccaCTTGATACCAAGCTCAAACTTCAATCGTGgcagaatgttttttttatatttttattttatgtccaaatacactttttttttttatgtccaaATACAGTTAACTATGTAGTTTTCCATATGTGATGAAAGAGTCTTACGAAGATATGATAGAGGAGAATGAGCGCCATAATTCTTGATATTAAAAAAGAGCCCACAGACTAATTTGGAATTATACAATTTTGCTCGattgtctttgtttctctctctcatctgTAAAACTTCACAAACTTACCTTCGCTTcagttttttcttctcataCTAGGCTTGTATGCAAACCGTGACtagaaaaacttaatatatatttttgaaatctaatgttaaataatattcaaaaaaatagaagaaactGTTTTTACAACATTTTTAGATTATATCCTACCACCCTGTCTAACATTTCCAAATTTTTagataagaaaatatacaaatagaTTTGTTGCCAtccatttaaattattatacatCCATTGttcaatataatattattattttgtaaaatttgttcttaaatgttatctattatatatttataattataatttaagtTTAATGTATCCATCTTTAGATATgttcatatataaaagaattgGAGGAAATGAGATGGGTTCATGTTTTATTGATGTGAGATTGCAAATTGTTACATTTTTACAAATCCTGCTGATGGAGAGTTTTTATGGATAAACTTTCAAGAAGGTCATCTTCCATACACCTTCCTGAAAAAGACCTTGCAAAAAACTCAACAAAGAAGCACTTAAAATTCGTTTTATTGTCAAAAATTCATCATTTGCTTCTGTGAAAATCATgtcatattcaaaattttaagtatAGCCATCTTGTAATCCCAATTCAGTAACGAACACACACATAGAGAGACTTTGTCTCCTTCTTCTCACTGcaaccaaaagacaaaaatataattatccatcTTAGCATTTAATAACAATAATCAATGAGcaactaaaatttacttacacaGGAGGCAATTCAACATTGATTTTGTAAGCATTTGTGCAACTCTGCCACTAACCTTTTATCAACATAGTTCCTAAAAATCTCAAAGGACCATATGCATATGCAGTTACATCTTTCGATTGGTCCCGCCAGATACAAGCTTGTCTTTTAACacgttttaatttaataatactgaaaaagataattagataaacatatatctatttttaaatgCTTGTATTTGGATGACACGTTTGGAGCTTATAATATTGTGATGTCTGTTGGTTGGCTAAATCATGTGATATCTAGATAAGTTTGATTAAAAGGATAAAATGATCTTCTAAAAATGGAATACTTTGAGTTAGGTTACAGAtacttaaaatattaaacaatcCCCTTTACAATAAAACGGAATTTacaataaaacggaagtacacaacattattttgtagactatataatttttataaattgatcACAAATAGggtatagattaattggttacaaattaaatagtgggtgcaaccttaatttatttttgaaagattttattattagagcATGTTGTttccgaaaatcttaaaaagaatattctaaaaaatcatttgatatcatctaacttaccatattaatttctttattaaattattcatcaaataaaatcctttgatatctaacttaacatattaatttgttaattatcattatacatcacctctcatttttatatatgagtctattttgtgaacaaataaaattatcatattaattattataattaaaaaatatttttatttccagatataccataagttgaattcttaaaacaaatataaattgttcaatctataaactattcaagctttagtaatattattctttaaagataatatatattgaattaaaaattttactgagtaacagatcaaaatttgaatatttaaattcaatttcatattttttttcaattttataattttatataaactttaaataatttattttgaaatatttttaatatattgaaacttgatataaaagttataaactataaacactctaaattgatttgttatagcaatgtcaataatatgtcactataatatgaaagaatttcaagaaacgaagtacattaaaacaaaaagtataacaatatattaaattactcataatataataacttatctttttaaaaaccaaattacaaaattatgtcttagaATGACATTTAattcatgatgtagaatatacattgttgaaataaattcacatacataaactaatacaatatattaaaattttattttaaatttttatttttgtaaaaaataaaatttaaccagtgttataacaCGGGtaattatctagaatcattaacaatataaaatttacaaaatatgtgtcttttttttagccatcatatttagcatatgattttattgcataatgttctatccaaaaaaacttttaaaaacaatcatataaattatattttatataaaaattacagtatAAATAAACGAATTTatatccgtgctctagcacgggtcttaatctagttaatATGATGAAATATCAAATGCAAACTAACAGAAGAGGTGGACAGATGATCAAATTTATGATCTCAACCCAAAATATCTACCAAATACCATATAATTAAGCACgcaaacattatattttaattctcgATATGGTCCTAACATGGCTATATGAattttctaggtttttttttgtcaaggccacaactggccggcccattagccaaattcctacattcttaggagccgggactcgatcccgagtgtgatggtgccttctacaaatagACTTACCttctgccactgcactaaggtcacttcactgaTTTTTCTAGGTTTTGCGGGCTTTTCtccaaaatagaaaaacaaacttataaGTTTGTAACATCTTTTGGAAATAGTGAATTTACCTGTAAAATGAGCTATTAAATTCACAAGTATgtattaaacaatttaatttaaacGCAAAAATCTTAAGCCAAATTAATTGtttcaattctaaattttttctcGTCAACAAGTTCTATAAACTGATTCTGATCAAAAattatgtaagaaaataaaaactatgtgTGACGATAGaacattgatatattttttttgttttctagcaCAATGAACATTgatttacaacatttttttcattatacaACCTGAGCACAgcacaacaaaaccaaatcatacataataacaatttaaatttcacacaaatgaATATCAGAGCACATTGAAATTTAATCGAGAGGATCAATCCAAATTTTCAGGTCGATCTCTTGAGAGCAAAAGCAGAAAGGATGACGAGGAACATGAGTAGAGTCGCTGCAATAAAGGACGCCACCACAGCGCCACTCGTTCCTTGGCAAAAGTCACCAAACTGCTGGCAAACTGGAAGCCAGTTCGAGCTGGAATTCCCGTTGTGCGCCAAATAAACTATGGCGGCAGAAGCGGATGCCGCCATCATAGTGAGACCCATCATCGCCTGGACCATAACAACCGTACAGATTAGTTAAAGAGATATGTCAGATTAATTAACGTACTTATTCATTGTATTTTGTGATCGAAATATAAGTTCGTTATAGATTATTGATACTTCAATATATTCAACCATACTGTATGCATTAACGAGTATCTAGAATAAGCCTAATGAAATACAACCGTTGGAggttaatttcttttctttagcGTTTGTGTTAGTGATTCGTTTAACTTTTACTTTCTATCGTAAGGTTCCAAGAAATTATTGTTTGTACATGTTTGGCATTTGCGTTCATGTTTTAGTACTATgttaaaaagtattaatttactggaaaataattaattaccgTGTCACATAA
This genomic window contains:
- the LOC104786989 gene encoding proline-rich extensin-like protein EPR1 isoform X2, with the translated sequence MRVPLIDFLRFLVLILSLSGPLVSADATARQHFNRYETDNYGYTPPSPIYGAPPSYPTPPTPTYSPPIKPPPVHKPPTPIYSPPIKPPPIQKPPTPIYSPPIKPPPIQKPPTPIYSPPIKSPPVQKPPTPTYSPPVKPPPVHKPPTPTYSPPVKPPPVQKPPTPTYSPPVKPPPVQKPPTPTYSPPVMPPPVQKPPTPTYSPPVKPPPVQKPPTPTYSPPVKPPPVQKPPPPTYSPPVMPPPVQKPPTPTYSPPVKPPPVQKPPTPTYSPPVKPPPVQKPPTPTYSPPVMPPPVQKPPTYSPPIKPPPVQKPPTPTYSPPVKPPPIQKPPTPTYSPPIKPPPIQKPPTPTYSPPVKPPPIQKPPTPTYSPPIKPPPIQKPPTPTYSPPVKPPPIQKPPTPTYSPPVKPPPVQKPPTPTYSPPIKPPPIQKPLTPTYSPPVKPPLVQKPPTPTYSPPVKPPPIQKPPTPTYSPPIKPPPVKPPTPTYSPPIKPPPVHQPPTPTYSPPIKPPPVHQPPTPTYSPPIKPPPVHQSPTPTYSPPIKPPPVHQPPTPTYSPPIKPPPVQKPPTPTYSPPIKPPPVQVPPTPTYSPPVKPPPVQVPPTPTYSPPVQPPPVQVPPTPTYSPPIKPPPIQLPPTPTTPSPPQGGYGTPPPYAYVLHPVDVSN
- the LOC104786989 gene encoding proline-rich extensin-like protein EPR1 isoform X1, encoding MRVPLIDFLRFLVLILSLSGPLVSADATARQHFNRYETDNYGYTPPSPIYGAPPSYPTPPTPTYSPPIYPPPLQQPPTPTYSPPIKPPPIQKPPTPTYSPPVKPPPVQMPPTPTYSPPIKPPPVHKPPTPSYSPPVKPPPMHKPPTPTYSPPVQPPPVQKPPTPTYSPPIKPPPVQKPPTPTYSPPIKPPPVHKPPTPIYSPPIKPPPIQKPPTPIYSPPIKPPPIQKPPTPIYSPPIKSPPVQKPPTPTYSPPVKPPPVHKPPTPTYSPPVKPPPVQKPPTPTYSPPVKPPPVQKPPTPTYSPPVMPPPVQKPPTPTYSPPVKPPPVQKPPTPTYSPPVKPPPVQKPPPPTYSPPVMPPPVQKPPTPTYSPPVKPPPVQKPPTPTYSPPVKPPPVQKPPTPTYSPPVMPPPVQKPPTYSPPIKPPPVQKPPTPTYSPPVKPPPIQKPPTPTYSPPIKPPPIQKPPTPTYSPPVKPPPIQKPPTPTYSPPIKPPPIQKPPTPTYSPPVKPPPIQKPPTPTYSPPVKPPPVQKPPTPTYSPPIKPPPIQKPLTPTYSPPVKPPLVQKPPTPTYSPPVKPPPIQKPPTPTYSPPIKPPPVKPPTPTYSPPIKPPPVHQPPTPTYSPPIKPPPVHQPPTPTYSPPIKPPPVHQSPTPTYSPPIKPPPVHQPPTPTYSPPIKPPPVQKPPTPTYSPPIKPPPVQVPPTPTYSPPVKPPPVQVPPTPTYSPPVQPPPVQVPPTPTYSPPIKPPPIQLPPTPTTPSPPQGGYGTPPPYAYVLHPVDVSN